A window of Xylophilus sp. GW821-FHT01B05 contains these coding sequences:
- a CDS encoding amino acid ABC transporter permease has protein sequence MGSNWDWQMFLQDPGGEYPTYWQWMMSAWGWTVSVSVLALIVALVLGFVIGTLRTLPDSPVWARLGNAWVELFRNIPLLVQIFLWYHVVPALIPPLRGVPSFVLVVLALGFFTSARIAEQVRSGIQALPRGQRYAGMAMGFTTFQYYRYVLLPMAFRIIVPPLTSETMNIFKNSSVAFAVSVSELTMFAMQVQEETSRGIEVYLAVTALYIVSAFAINRIMAFIEKRLRIPGFALPGRAGGGH, from the coding sequence ATGGGATCGAATTGGGATTGGCAGATGTTTCTGCAGGACCCAGGGGGCGAGTACCCGACCTACTGGCAATGGATGATGTCCGCATGGGGCTGGACGGTGTCGGTGTCGGTGTTGGCGCTGATCGTGGCCCTGGTGTTGGGTTTTGTCATCGGGACGCTGCGCACGCTCCCCGATAGCCCGGTCTGGGCGCGCCTGGGCAATGCCTGGGTGGAGTTGTTTCGCAATATTCCATTGCTGGTGCAGATCTTCCTCTGGTACCACGTGGTGCCGGCCTTGATTCCGCCGCTGCGCGGTGTGCCGAGCTTTGTGCTGGTGGTGCTGGCGCTGGGCTTCTTTACCTCGGCGCGGATCGCCGAGCAGGTGCGCTCGGGCATCCAGGCCCTGCCGCGCGGCCAGCGCTATGCGGGCATGGCCATGGGCTTCACCACCTTCCAGTACTACCGCTACGTGCTGCTGCCGATGGCTTTTCGCATCATCGTGCCGCCGCTCACCAGCGAGACGATGAACATCTTCAAGAATTCCTCCGTGGCCTTTGCCGTGTCGGTGTCTGAGCTGACCATGTTCGCGATGCAGGTGCAGGAAGAAACCTCGCGCGGCATCGAGGTCTACCTGGCCGTGACGGCGCTCTACATCGTGTCGGCCTTTGCGATCAACCGCATCATGGCGTTCATCGAGAAGCGCCTGCGCATCCCTGGCTTTGCCTTGCCTGGCCGCGCCGGAGGGGGCCACTGA
- a CDS encoding AbrB/MazE/SpoVT family DNA-binding domain-containing protein, with protein sequence MATATLSSKGQITIPVDVRNDLKVDTGDRVEFVQIGPGRYEFVAATREVAELKGMFGPAKKTVSIEAMNAAVARRGAAAR encoded by the coding sequence ATGGCGACTGCCACACTCAGCTCCAAAGGCCAGATCACAATCCCCGTCGATGTCCGTAACGACCTTAAGGTGGATACGGGTGATCGCGTTGAATTCGTCCAGATCGGGCCTGGACGGTATGAGTTCGTGGCCGCCACCCGGGAGGTCGCTGAACTGAAGGGCATGTTCGGGCCTGCAAAGAAGACCGTTTCGATTGAGGCCATGAACGCGGCCGTCGCACGGCGCGGAGCCGCAGCGCGGTGA
- a CDS encoding amidohydrolase family protein, translating to MKSISPPHPNPSRPALRLPAGACDAHCHVFGPGEQFPYSDNRRYTPPDAPAAKLRALHQLLGIERVVLVQASVHGHDNRAMLDAIAQSPDSYRGVAMVGAGVSDAELSALHKAGVRSVRFNFVQHLGGAPDLPTVLRMAERIQPLGWHLVLHLDAEDLLTYRAFLDTLPVPFVIDHMGRTMVEHGLEQQPFAMLLDLMRDERAWVKVSGAERISHTLSTQGAPYADAAPFARRLIEAAPDRVLWGTDWPHPNVREMPDDGKLVDLLPLFTEDATLLHKLLVDNPTRLYWYD from the coding sequence ATGAAGAGCATTTCGCCCCCCCATCCCAACCCCAGCCGCCCGGCCTTGCGCCTACCGGCAGGCGCCTGCGACGCGCACTGCCACGTGTTCGGCCCGGGCGAGCAGTTTCCCTATTCGGACAACCGCCGCTACACGCCGCCCGATGCGCCGGCCGCCAAGCTGCGCGCGCTGCACCAGTTGCTGGGCATAGAGCGCGTGGTGCTGGTGCAGGCCAGCGTGCACGGCCATGACAACCGCGCCATGCTCGACGCCATTGCGCAGTCGCCCGACAGCTACCGCGGCGTGGCCATGGTGGGCGCCGGCGTGAGCGACGCCGAGCTGAGCGCGCTGCACAAGGCCGGCGTGCGCTCGGTGCGCTTCAACTTCGTGCAGCACCTGGGCGGCGCGCCCGACCTGCCGACCGTGCTGCGCATGGCCGAGCGCATCCAGCCGCTGGGCTGGCACCTGGTGCTGCACCTGGACGCGGAAGACCTGCTGACCTACCGCGCCTTCCTGGACACGCTGCCCGTGCCCTTCGTGATCGACCACATGGGCCGCACCATGGTCGAACACGGCCTGGAGCAACAGCCTTTCGCCATGCTGCTGGACCTGATGCGCGACGAGCGCGCCTGGGTCAAGGTCAGCGGCGCGGAGCGCATCTCGCACACCTTGTCGACGCAGGGCGCGCCCTATGCCGACGCCGCCCCCTTTGCCCGCCGCCTGATCGAGGCCGCACCAGACCGCGTGCTGTGGGGCACCGACTGGCCGCACCCCAACGTGCGCGAGATGCCCGACGACGGCAAATTGGTCGACCTGCTGCCGCTGTTCACGGAAGACGCCACGCTGCTGCACAAGTTGCTGGTGGACAACCCGACGCGGCTGTACTGGTACGACTGA
- a CDS encoding type II toxin-antitoxin system VapC family toxin: MIGLDTNVLVRYIMQDDPKQSAKATKLIESLDADKPGFITIITVVELYWILTSSYELAGEQAAQALESIIRTKQLVVERADVVMRALRVYSAGKADFSDCLIERSASSAGCSQTMTFDVRASKHAGMTLVA; the protein is encoded by the coding sequence GTGATCGGTCTCGACACGAATGTCCTCGTGCGCTACATCATGCAGGACGATCCTAAGCAGTCTGCGAAGGCGACCAAGCTGATTGAATCACTCGATGCTGACAAGCCCGGGTTCATCACCATCATCACGGTGGTTGAGTTGTATTGGATCCTGACTTCCAGCTACGAACTGGCCGGCGAGCAAGCCGCGCAAGCGCTTGAATCCATCATTCGCACCAAGCAACTTGTGGTGGAGCGAGCCGACGTCGTAATGCGTGCCCTACGGGTCTATAGCGCAGGGAAGGCGGATTTCTCTGATTGCCTGATTGAGCGTTCCGCATCCAGTGCTGGCTGCTCTCAAACGATGACTTTCGATGTCCGCGCCTCGAAGCACGCGGGCATGACCCTCGTCGCCTGA
- a CDS encoding amino acid ABC transporter permease, producing MNLDFSFMNWELIRAFVLKGFWFSITLTIVATAGGILLGTLLALMRLSGKKVLEVPAVIYVNGMRSIPLVMVILWFFLLVPFLIGRPIGAEISAYVTFIAFEAAYFSEIMRAGIQSIPRGQVHAGQAVGMTYGQNMRLVVLPQAFRNMLPVLLTQTIILFQDTSLVYAIGAYDMLKGFETAGKNYGRPIESYLVAAVAYFVICFALSWAVKRLHKRIAIIR from the coding sequence ATGAATCTCGATTTCTCTTTCATGAATTGGGAGCTGATCCGTGCCTTCGTCCTGAAGGGCTTCTGGTTCAGCATCACCCTGACCATCGTCGCCACGGCTGGCGGCATTCTGCTGGGCACGCTGCTGGCGCTGATGCGCCTGTCGGGCAAGAAGGTGCTGGAAGTGCCGGCCGTGATCTACGTCAACGGCATGCGCAGCATCCCGCTGGTGATGGTGATCCTCTGGTTCTTCCTGCTGGTGCCCTTTTTGATCGGGCGGCCCATCGGCGCGGAAATCTCGGCCTATGTCACCTTCATCGCGTTTGAGGCGGCCTACTTCAGCGAGATCATGCGCGCCGGTATCCAGTCGATCCCGCGCGGCCAGGTCCACGCCGGCCAGGCCGTGGGCATGACCTACGGCCAGAACATGCGCCTGGTGGTGCTGCCGCAGGCCTTCCGCAACATGCTGCCGGTGCTGCTGACGCAGACCATCATCCTGTTCCAGGACACGTCGCTGGTGTATGCCATCGGCGCCTACGACATGCTCAAGGGCTTCGAGACTGCGGGCAAGAACTACGGTCGTCCGATCGAGTCTTACCTAGTCGCAGCGGTCGCCTACTTCGTGATCTGTTTTGCCTTGTCCTGGGCGGTCAAGCGCCTGCACAAGAGAATCGCCATCATCCGCTAA
- a CDS encoding LysR substrate-binding domain-containing protein: METKWLEDFVSLAETRSFSRSAQLRHVTQPAFSRRIQALEGWAGTDLVDRTSYPTRLTAAGETLYAQSLEMLQALQSTRAMLRGHTAAGKDVIQFAVPHTLAFTFFPTWVSGLRERFGPMRSRLIALNVHDAVLRLMEGNCDLLIAYHHSTQPIQLDADRYEMVVLGEETVAPFSRPDADGRPMFELPGRSSQPLPYLAYAPGAYLGRVVETLLKEAGTPIHLDRVYETDMAEGLKAMALEGHGLAFLPHSAVRRELRSRRLVSALPAEQTGLQMTMEIRAYREKPAAPREGVTGRGRAAVARRPADALWAFLQNPSTVRSAGK, encoded by the coding sequence ATGGAAACCAAGTGGCTCGAGGACTTTGTCAGCCTCGCGGAAACGCGCAGCTTCAGCCGATCGGCACAGCTGCGCCATGTGACGCAGCCGGCGTTTTCGCGCCGCATCCAGGCGCTGGAGGGCTGGGCCGGCACCGATCTGGTGGACCGAACCTCGTATCCCACGCGCCTGACCGCCGCCGGCGAGACGCTCTACGCCCAGTCGCTGGAGATGCTGCAGGCCTTGCAGAGCACGCGCGCCATGCTGCGTGGCCACACCGCAGCCGGCAAGGACGTGATCCAGTTCGCCGTGCCGCACACGCTGGCCTTCACCTTCTTCCCCACTTGGGTGTCGGGCCTGCGCGAGCGCTTCGGCCCCATGCGCAGCCGCCTGATCGCGCTCAACGTGCACGACGCCGTGCTGCGGCTGATGGAGGGCAACTGCGATCTGCTGATCGCCTACCACCACAGCACCCAGCCGATCCAGCTCGATGCCGACCGCTACGAGATGGTGGTGCTGGGCGAGGAAACCGTGGCCCCGTTCTCGCGTCCCGACGCCGACGGCCGGCCCATGTTCGAGCTGCCCGGCCGCAGCAGCCAGCCCTTGCCCTACCTGGCCTACGCGCCCGGCGCCTACCTGGGCCGCGTGGTCGAAACATTGCTGAAAGAGGCCGGCACGCCCATCCACCTGGACCGCGTCTATGAGACCGACATGGCCGAAGGCCTGAAGGCCATGGCGCTGGAAGGCCACGGCCTGGCGTTCTTGCCGCACAGCGCGGTACGGCGCGAGCTGCGCAGCCGCCGCCTGGTCAGTGCGCTGCCGGCCGAGCAAACCGGCCTGCAGATGACCATGGAAATCCGCGCCTACCGCGAAAAGCCGGCTGCCCCGCGCGAAGGCGTGACGGGTCGCGGCCGCGCGGCCGTGGCGCGCCGGCCAGCCGATGCGCTCTGGGCCTTTCTGCAGAACCCGTCCACCGTGCGCAGCGCCGGCAAATAG
- a CDS encoding LysR substrate-binding domain-containing protein: MDLKQLEYFIRVAELGSFTRASIAIDIAQPALSRQVRQLEVELRQNLLIRNGRGVVVTEAGKRLLEHGRGILHQVERAREDLGRMRGALAGRVAVGLPPSIAKLLTVPLTRAFRQRLPEATLSITENLSTAMQESLLTGRLDIALLYNPQPSSDVDSVVLLEEDLFLVSAAHGAPLERQPLSLRELAEEPLVIPTRPNAIRMQVEAELANIGCRPQIALEIDGVAAILDLVADGAGSAVLSMNAVSTAARPQAYATRPIIKPRLRSRLALAVSSQRPATLTQQAMLELIRELAQQLLGGGVDISSARTA; encoded by the coding sequence ATGGACCTGAAACAGCTCGAATACTTCATCCGCGTGGCAGAGCTGGGCAGCTTCACCCGTGCTTCCATTGCCATCGACATCGCCCAGCCGGCGCTCAGCCGCCAGGTGCGGCAACTGGAGGTGGAGCTGCGGCAGAACCTGCTGATCCGCAACGGCCGCGGCGTGGTGGTGACCGAGGCCGGCAAGCGCCTGTTGGAGCATGGCCGCGGCATCCTGCACCAGGTCGAGCGCGCGCGCGAAGACCTGGGCCGCATGCGCGGCGCGCTGGCCGGCCGCGTGGCAGTGGGCCTGCCGCCCAGCATCGCCAAGCTGCTGACGGTGCCGCTGACCCGCGCCTTCCGCCAGCGCCTGCCCGAGGCCACGCTGTCGATCACCGAGAACCTGTCCACCGCCATGCAGGAATCCCTGCTCACCGGCCGCCTGGACATTGCGCTGCTCTACAACCCGCAGCCCTCGTCCGACGTAGACAGCGTGGTGCTGCTGGAGGAAGACCTGTTCCTGGTCAGTGCCGCACACGGCGCGCCGCTGGAGCGCCAGCCGCTGTCGCTGCGCGAACTGGCCGAAGAGCCGCTGGTGATCCCGACCCGGCCCAACGCCATCCGCATGCAGGTAGAGGCCGAGCTGGCCAACATCGGCTGCCGCCCGCAGATCGCACTCGAGATCGACGGCGTGGCCGCCATCCTCGACCTGGTGGCCGACGGCGCCGGCAGCGCCGTGCTGTCGATGAACGCGGTGTCCACCGCCGCGCGGCCACAGGCCTATGCCACGCGCCCCATCATCAAGCCGCGCCTGCGCAGCCGGCTGGCGCTGGCGGTGAGCTCGCAGCGCCCGGCCACGCTGACGCAGCAGGCCATGCTGGAACTGATCCGCGAGCTGGCGCAGCAACTGCTGGGCGGCGGCGTGGATATCTCCTCTGCCAGAACGGCATAG
- a CDS encoding DUF1932 domain-containing protein, with translation MSQLPSSLRIGVIGYGEVGKIFAAGLQGQPGVAGIQVWDLRLAPGQAAREAEAAHARAAGLEPVDSAAALAQVDLVISAVTASHTFEVAAQAARFMRPGALFLDLNSASPGTKQEAAAAIDARGAHYVEAGVMTSVPPYGIRVPMLLGGAQAAALAERLRGWGMDATAVAERIGVASAIKMCRSIMIKGLEALVIESYSTARHYGVEDQVLPTLAETFPSIDWPQQGAYFFSRVVQHGKRRAEEMRESARTVQEAGFAPLMAAAIADKHDGVAKLAREGVFAGIGKDAAWQEYADRLVKQSATK, from the coding sequence ATGTCACAACTCCCCTCTTCCCTGCGCATCGGCGTGATCGGCTACGGCGAGGTCGGCAAGATCTTCGCCGCCGGCCTGCAAGGCCAGCCCGGCGTGGCCGGCATCCAGGTCTGGGACCTGCGCCTGGCGCCCGGCCAGGCAGCGCGCGAGGCCGAGGCCGCGCACGCCCGCGCGGCCGGCCTGGAGCCCGTTGACAGCGCTGCGGCGCTGGCGCAGGTCGACCTGGTGATCTCGGCCGTCACCGCGTCGCACACCTTCGAAGTAGCGGCGCAAGCCGCGCGCTTCATGCGCCCCGGCGCGCTGTTCCTGGATTTGAACTCGGCCTCGCCCGGCACCAAGCAGGAAGCCGCCGCCGCCATCGATGCGCGCGGCGCCCATTACGTGGAAGCCGGCGTCATGACCTCGGTGCCGCCCTACGGCATCCGCGTGCCCATGCTGCTGGGCGGCGCGCAGGCAGCGGCGCTGGCCGAGCGCCTGCGCGGCTGGGGCATGGACGCCACGGCGGTGGCCGAGCGCATCGGCGTGGCATCGGCCATCAAGATGTGCCGCAGCATCATGATCAAGGGCCTGGAAGCGCTGGTGATCGAGAGCTACAGCACCGCGCGCCACTACGGCGTGGAAGACCAGGTGCTGCCGACGCTGGCCGAGACCTTCCCCAGCATCGACTGGCCGCAGCAAGGCGCCTACTTCTTCAGCCGCGTGGTGCAACACGGCAAGCGCCGCGCCGAAGAAATGCGCGAATCCGCCCGCACCGTGCAAGAGGCTGGCTTTGCGCCGCTGATGGCGGCGGCCATTGCCGACAAGCACGATGGCGTGGCGAAGCTGGCGCGGGAAGGGGTGTTTGCTGGCATTGGCAAGGATGCGGCGTGGCAGGAGTATGCGGATCGGTTGGTCAAGCAGTCCGCCACCAAATAG
- a CDS encoding tripartite tricarboxylate transporter substrate binding protein: MAGIPRRHFNLGLAGSLLAGSALAAAPRDWPTRPIRLVVPFTPGGSTDILARSIAQKLTEAWGQPVVIDNVPGAGGSIGADKVAKATPDGYTLLMGHIGTLAVNPSLYPRLPYDPVHSFAPVAWVARVPNVLAVHPSVPARTVKELVAYARATPGGLNYGSGGNGSAAHIAMEYFRLQTGAPLTHVPYRGTAPGVTDLIAGQIQLMFTGAPAVMPPVKAGQLRALAVSSPHRMKAFPDLPTVAESGWPGFEADQWYGVVAPAGTPAAVVAQLNAQINQALGTPALAERFSAEGAEATPAKPEVFGQLIVREIARWKPVLAAGNVRAE; encoded by the coding sequence ATGGCCGGTATTCCACGGCGGCATTTCAATCTCGGTTTGGCCGGCAGCTTGCTGGCGGGCTCGGCACTGGCGGCGGCCCCGCGCGACTGGCCCACGCGGCCGATCCGCCTGGTCGTGCCCTTCACGCCCGGTGGCTCCACCGACATCCTGGCGCGCTCCATTGCCCAGAAGCTGACCGAGGCCTGGGGCCAGCCAGTCGTCATCGACAACGTGCCCGGCGCGGGCGGCTCCATCGGCGCCGACAAGGTCGCCAAGGCCACGCCCGACGGCTACACGCTGCTCATGGGCCACATCGGCACGCTGGCGGTCAACCCCTCGCTCTACCCGCGCCTGCCCTACGACCCGGTGCACAGCTTTGCGCCCGTGGCCTGGGTGGCGCGCGTGCCCAATGTGCTGGCGGTGCACCCCTCGGTGCCGGCACGCACGGTGAAAGAACTGGTGGCCTACGCCCGGGCCACGCCCGGCGGCCTCAACTACGGCTCGGGCGGCAACGGCAGCGCGGCCCACATCGCCATGGAGTACTTCAGGCTGCAGACCGGCGCGCCGCTCACCCACGTGCCCTACCGCGGCACCGCACCCGGCGTGACCGACCTGATCGCCGGCCAGATCCAGCTCATGTTCACCGGCGCGCCCGCCGTCATGCCGCCGGTCAAGGCCGGGCAACTGCGCGCGCTGGCCGTGTCCTCGCCGCACCGCATGAAGGCCTTCCCCGACCTGCCCACCGTGGCCGAAAGCGGCTGGCCAGGCTTCGAGGCCGACCAGTGGTACGGCGTCGTCGCCCCGGCCGGCACGCCGGCGGCCGTGGTGGCGCAGCTCAATGCGCAGATCAACCAGGCGCTGGGCACGCCCGCGCTGGCCGAGCGCTTCTCCGCCGAAGGCGCGGAGGCCACGCCGGCCAAGCCGGAGGTGTTTGGGCAACTGATCGTGCGGGAGATTGCGCGGTGGAAGCCGGTGCTGGCGGCGGGGAATGTCAGGGCTGAATAG
- a CDS encoding tripartite tricarboxylate transporter substrate binding protein, which yields MHSPRRTFAAALLVALATLAGAPAQAQPLSSRPIRLVVPFGPGGVADLTARSVAQKMSESMGQSIVVDNKPGAGGVVASDTVAKAPPDGHTLLLMSNGTAVSVGLFKSLPYDTVKDFAPVSMLGYFDIAVLVPENSRFKTLQDLVAHAKAHPGTLNVGTINTGSTQFLAGELLKNSLGIDAQVVPFNGTPGVVTALRGGQVDAAVEILAPVLSQVTGKALRVLAVMGEKRSPNLPDVPTVAESGAPKFNVASWNALAAPAGTPKDVLARLNKEANAALASPEVKKRLQDLGVEPRGSTPEQQAALLASEIKRWSAVIQQAGIPKQ from the coding sequence ATGCATTCCCCCCGCCGAACCTTCGCCGCCGCATTGCTGGTGGCCCTGGCCACCCTTGCCGGCGCGCCCGCGCAGGCACAGCCGCTGTCCTCGCGCCCGATCCGCCTGGTCGTGCCCTTCGGGCCGGGCGGCGTGGCCGACCTGACCGCGCGCAGCGTGGCGCAGAAGATGTCCGAATCCATGGGCCAGAGCATCGTGGTGGACAACAAGCCCGGCGCCGGCGGCGTGGTGGCCTCGGACACGGTCGCCAAGGCACCGCCGGACGGGCACACGCTGCTGCTGATGTCCAACGGCACGGCCGTCAGCGTGGGCCTGTTCAAGTCGCTGCCCTATGACACGGTGAAGGACTTCGCGCCGGTATCCATGCTCGGCTATTTCGACATCGCGGTGCTGGTGCCGGAGAACTCCAGGTTCAAGACGCTGCAGGACCTGGTGGCCCACGCCAAGGCGCACCCAGGCACGCTCAACGTCGGCACCATCAATACCGGCAGCACCCAGTTCCTGGCGGGCGAACTGCTCAAGAATTCGCTCGGTATCGACGCGCAGGTGGTGCCCTTCAACGGCACGCCGGGCGTGGTCACCGCGCTGCGCGGCGGCCAGGTGGATGCGGCGGTGGAGATTCTGGCGCCGGTCCTGTCGCAGGTCACCGGCAAGGCGCTGCGCGTACTGGCCGTGATGGGCGAGAAACGCTCCCCCAACCTGCCCGACGTGCCCACGGTGGCCGAAAGCGGCGCGCCAAAATTCAACGTCGCCTCGTGGAACGCGCTGGCCGCGCCGGCCGGCACGCCCAAGGATGTGCTGGCACGCCTCAACAAGGAAGCCAACGCCGCCCTGGCATCGCCCGAGGTGAAGAAGCGCCTGCAGGACCTGGGCGTGGAGCCGCGTGGCAGCACACCCGAGCAACAGGCCGCCCTGCTGGCAAGCGAGATCAAGCGCTGGTCTGCCGTGATCCAGCAGGCCGGCATCCCCAAGCAATGA
- a CDS encoding porin yields the protein MPTRPMKRTRAALRALPLLAAACAASTSFAQSAPSSSVQIYGLIDAYAGTLRRSDQTGRTTVVNSGGMNTAFWGVRGSEDLGGGLKALFMLESFFQTDTGVYGRNATDPFFSKNSWVGLGGDFGQVAAGRQTNPLFLATGAFNPFGGSLQFSPVMLQTWQPTYNRSVLGDSVWDNTLQYSSPTVAGLRANLVYGFGEVQDRAGVRNLNLTVNYERGPFAAVVSAQQAKTGPGFTTAIGRQNAALVGASYDFKAVQLYGQLLRSRTPDIQTTADTLQLGAAVPVGAGRIMASASRTTREVQGAGDTHRTTWAAGYDYNLSKRTDIYAIYLRDQLTGYAGAGSLGAGIRHRF from the coding sequence ATGCCAACACGTCCCATGAAGCGGACGCGCGCAGCCCTGCGCGCCCTTCCCTTGCTTGCCGCTGCTTGCGCTGCCAGCACCAGCTTCGCGCAGAGCGCCCCCAGCTCCAGCGTGCAGATCTACGGCCTGATCGACGCCTACGCCGGCACGCTGCGCCGCAGCGACCAGACCGGCCGCACCACCGTCGTCAACAGCGGCGGCATGAACACCGCCTTCTGGGGCGTGCGCGGCAGCGAGGACCTGGGTGGCGGGCTGAAAGCGCTGTTCATGCTGGAGAGCTTCTTCCAGACCGACACCGGCGTGTACGGGCGCAACGCCACCGACCCATTCTTCTCCAAGAACTCCTGGGTTGGCCTGGGCGGCGACTTTGGCCAGGTAGCGGCCGGCCGGCAGACCAACCCGCTGTTCCTGGCGACCGGCGCGTTCAACCCGTTTGGCGGCTCGCTGCAGTTCTCGCCCGTGATGCTGCAGACCTGGCAGCCCACCTACAACCGCAGCGTGCTGGGCGACAGCGTGTGGGACAACACGCTGCAGTATTCGTCGCCCACCGTGGCCGGCCTGCGCGCCAACCTGGTGTACGGCTTTGGCGAGGTGCAGGACCGTGCCGGCGTGCGCAACCTGAACCTCACCGTCAACTACGAGCGCGGCCCGTTCGCGGCCGTGGTGTCAGCCCAGCAGGCCAAGACCGGGCCCGGCTTCACCACCGCCATCGGCCGGCAGAACGCGGCACTGGTCGGCGCCTCGTATGACTTCAAGGCCGTGCAGCTGTACGGCCAGTTGCTGCGCAGCCGCACGCCCGACATCCAGACCACGGCCGACACGCTGCAGCTGGGTGCAGCCGTGCCGGTGGGCGCGGGGCGCATCATGGCCTCTGCATCGCGCACCACGCGCGAGGTGCAGGGCGCTGGCGACACGCACCGCACCACCTGGGCCGCCGGCTACGACTACAACCTGTCCAAGCGCACCGACATCTACGCCATCTACCTGCGCGACCAGCTCACCGGCTACGCCGGCGCGGGCAGCCTGGGCGCCGGCATCCGGCACCGGTTCTGA
- a CDS encoding type II toxin-antitoxin system VapC family toxin: protein MTAQLFMLDTDTCIFLMRGGSEALAAKVQSVPLQQQVMSAVTFAELAYGVQASAAAKRKQNQAVLDSLALHLAVLDWPQDAARHYAEIRADLKKRGAQLGAADLMIAAHARAMGAIVVTNNVKDFGRVKGLQVENWTK, encoded by the coding sequence TTGACGGCGCAACTCTTCATGCTCGATACCGATACCTGCATCTTCCTGATGCGAGGTGGGTCTGAGGCGCTGGCGGCAAAGGTGCAGTCGGTGCCGCTTCAGCAACAGGTAATGTCGGCAGTAACGTTTGCCGAGCTGGCATATGGCGTGCAGGCCTCTGCAGCCGCCAAGCGCAAACAGAACCAAGCTGTGCTCGACAGCTTGGCCTTGCACCTGGCAGTGTTGGACTGGCCTCAAGATGCAGCGAGACATTACGCCGAAATTCGCGCCGATCTCAAGAAGCGCGGCGCGCAGCTTGGCGCTGCTGATCTGATGATCGCGGCCCATGCACGGGCCATGGGCGCCATCGTGGTCACGAACAACGTGAAGGACTTCGGGCGCGTGAAGGGCCTGCAAGTCGAGAACTGGACCAAGTAG
- a CDS encoding type II toxin-antitoxin system PemK/MazF family toxin: MWLVNLDANVGSEIKKFRLCVVASPAELNDHLRTVIVAPMTPKGFEAPFRVPVTHAGTKGLIVLDQLRAVDKVRLARKLGAVSAKTLTATLVTLQEVFASVV; this comes from the coding sequence ATCTGGCTGGTGAATCTTGACGCTAACGTGGGGAGCGAGATCAAGAAGTTCCGCCTGTGCGTGGTGGCGTCGCCGGCCGAGCTGAATGACCACCTTCGGACGGTGATCGTGGCGCCGATGACGCCGAAGGGCTTTGAGGCCCCGTTTCGGGTGCCGGTAACGCACGCTGGCACCAAGGGACTGATCGTGCTGGACCAACTCCGGGCGGTCGACAAGGTGCGCCTGGCCAGGAAGCTTGGAGCGGTGTCGGCCAAGACTTTGACAGCGACCCTGGTGACGCTGCAGGAGGTGTTTGCAAGCGTAGTCTGA
- a CDS encoding amino acid ABC transporter substrate-binding protein, producing MKKQLLALAVAALAAGGAFAQNTDTLAKIKASGVITEGVRESSGLSYTLGDGKYTGFHYDVCANIIKDLEKSLGKKLETKYQPVTSQNRIPLVQNGTVDLECGSTTNNTARAKDVSFAYTTYVEEVRILVKANSGIAGIKDLNGKTIATTTGTTSVQTLRKNKRADGLTFKEVFGKDHSDSFLLLESGRADAFVMDGSILASNAAKSKAPSDYKIVGEVLSVEPIAIMIRKDDPAFKKAVDDSIVAQIKSGEMAKLYDKWFMQPIPPSNVKVGLPLSAATKDAWEHPNDKPMEEYAAKE from the coding sequence ATGAAGAAACAACTGTTGGCCCTCGCGGTCGCGGCCCTGGCTGCTGGCGGCGCGTTCGCCCAGAACACCGACACCCTCGCCAAGATCAAGGCTTCGGGCGTCATCACCGAAGGCGTGCGGGAATCTTCGGGTCTCTCCTACACCCTGGGCGACGGCAAGTACACCGGCTTCCACTACGACGTCTGCGCCAACATCATCAAGGACCTGGAAAAGTCCCTGGGCAAGAAGCTCGAGACCAAGTACCAGCCCGTGACCTCGCAAAACCGCATCCCGCTGGTGCAAAACGGCACGGTGGATCTGGAGTGCGGCTCCACCACCAACAACACGGCGCGCGCCAAGGACGTGTCCTTCGCCTACACCACCTATGTGGAAGAAGTGCGCATCCTGGTCAAGGCCAACTCCGGCATCGCCGGCATCAAGGACCTGAACGGCAAGACCATCGCCACCACCACGGGTACCACCTCGGTGCAGACCCTGCGCAAGAACAAGCGCGCCGATGGCCTGACCTTCAAGGAAGTGTTTGGCAAGGACCACTCCGACAGCTTCCTGCTGCTCGAGTCCGGCCGCGCCGACGCCTTCGTGATGGACGGCTCGATCCTTGCATCCAATGCAGCCAAGTCCAAGGCTCCCAGCGACTACAAGATCGTCGGTGAAGTGCTTTCCGTCGAACCCATTGCGATCATGATCCGCAAGGACGACCCCGCCTTCAAGAAGGCCGTGGACGACAGCATCGTGGCCCAGATCAAGTCGGGCGAGATGGCCAAGCTCTATGACAAGTGGTTCATGCAGCCGATTCCTCCGAGCAATGTCAAGGTCGGCCTGCCGCTGTCTGCCGCGACCAAGGATGCATGGGAGCATCCGAACGACAAACCTATGGAAGAATACGCAGCCAAAGAGTAA